The following are encoded together in the Kribbella sp. CA-293567 genome:
- a CDS encoding N-acetylmuramoyl-L-alanine amidase: MSKTFSPRLALTAVTGLALFVPLAPASAEVPAVQTLQSADPTYEELPLTQGSQYSIAQAQETKPFGLVGVTWPYQKSSAQVQVRIRVQRDGQWTAWENLLVEDDHGPAAATAEGNQRSGTEPYWVGTANGVQTSLTTLDGTKISGAKVVLINPGVRPADSEPPTIQDPVEAEAARAPYAMPAMVSRRAWGADERLRAHNGKACVKPKYTGTVQAAFVHHTADRNNYTRTQVPAMVRSMYAYHVKSRGWCDLGYNFLVDRFGRAFEGRYGGAQLPVLGAHTGAFNANSFGVSLIGNFDQVAPPAPMLETTARIIAWKLDANYRSPLTTVVLAGSKLHTVSGHRDTKATACPGKNLYSKLPWLKQRTNILMGKSVSTEIYRYAKSLGGFRVTGQPFWGEHRTKTGRATYFSARDIYWSKASGAHSVTGLFRTRYRQLGPDGLLGLPTTEYRVGRVSGSKVQNFQNGGLYWSKRTAMRPVAGMIHRKYAALGAERSRLGLPTTDMYPVKGGLRQKFQRGALTFNSRDKKVYVS, encoded by the coding sequence ATGAGCAAGACCTTCTCACCCCGACTCGCGCTGACCGCGGTGACAGGCCTGGCCCTGTTCGTGCCGCTCGCGCCCGCCTCTGCCGAAGTGCCGGCCGTCCAGACCCTCCAGTCGGCCGACCCCACCTACGAAGAGCTGCCGCTGACGCAGGGCTCGCAGTACTCGATCGCCCAGGCCCAGGAGACCAAGCCGTTCGGCCTGGTCGGCGTCACCTGGCCCTACCAGAAGAGCTCCGCCCAGGTGCAGGTCCGGATCCGGGTCCAGCGCGACGGTCAGTGGACCGCCTGGGAGAACCTGCTGGTCGAGGACGACCACGGCCCGGCCGCGGCCACCGCCGAGGGCAACCAGCGCTCCGGCACCGAGCCGTACTGGGTCGGTACCGCGAACGGCGTCCAGACCTCCCTCACCACCCTCGACGGGACGAAGATCTCCGGCGCCAAGGTGGTCCTGATCAATCCCGGCGTCCGGCCCGCCGACAGTGAGCCGCCGACGATCCAGGATCCGGTGGAGGCAGAGGCCGCGCGAGCGCCGTACGCGATGCCCGCCATGGTGAGCAGGCGCGCGTGGGGCGCCGACGAGCGGCTCCGCGCCCACAACGGCAAGGCCTGCGTGAAACCGAAGTACACGGGCACCGTGCAGGCCGCCTTCGTCCACCACACCGCCGACCGCAACAACTACACCCGCACGCAGGTGCCGGCGATGGTCCGCAGCATGTACGCGTACCACGTGAAGAGCCGAGGCTGGTGCGATCTCGGCTACAACTTCCTCGTCGACCGCTTCGGCCGTGCCTTCGAGGGCCGGTACGGCGGTGCGCAACTGCCCGTGCTCGGCGCGCACACCGGGGCGTTCAACGCGAACTCCTTCGGCGTCTCGCTGATCGGCAACTTCGACCAGGTCGCGCCGCCCGCCCCGATGCTGGAGACGACGGCCCGGATCATCGCCTGGAAGCTGGACGCCAACTACCGCTCGCCGCTGACCACGGTGGTGCTGGCCGGCAGCAAGCTGCACACCGTCTCCGGCCATCGCGACACCAAGGCGACGGCCTGCCCGGGCAAGAACCTCTACTCCAAACTTCCTTGGCTGAAGCAACGGACCAACATCCTGATGGGCAAGAGCGTCTCCACCGAGATCTACCGGTACGCCAAATCGCTCGGCGGATTCCGGGTGACGGGGCAACCGTTCTGGGGTGAGCACCGGACGAAGACAGGTCGCGCCACCTACTTCAGCGCTCGGGACATCTACTGGTCGAAGGCCAGCGGCGCGCACTCGGTGACGGGCCTGTTCCGGACCCGCTACCGCCAGCTCGGCCCGGACGGACTGCTCGGCCTTCCGACGACGGAGTACCGCGTGGGCCGGGTCAGCGGCAGCAAGGTGCAGAACTTCCAGAACGGTGGCCTGTACTGGTCGAAACGCACCGCGATGCGCCCGGTCGCCGGGATGATCCACCGCAAGTACGCCGCTCTCGGTGCCGAGCGGTCGAGGCTCGGCCTGCCGACCACGGACATGTACCCGGTGAAGGGTGGCCTGCGGCAGAAGTTCCAGCGCGGCGCCCTCACCTTCAACAGCCGGGACAAGAAGGTCTACGTCTCATGA